In a single window of the Hippoglossus hippoglossus isolate fHipHip1 chromosome 7, fHipHip1.pri, whole genome shotgun sequence genome:
- the LOC117765359 gene encoding rap1 GTPase-activating protein 1-like isoform X8 has product MPCSPFRIGRPRKFWKQDGSDPRISATLEPQLFQPTLPYTTSPFPKGNRMDEQRCSFPPPLKTEEDYIPYPSVHEVLGRRRPFPLILLPQFGGFWIEGNNHELSDRVEPAQAQPLSPNTRTKLECNTKAMLFRKHFLGKEHFDYYSVDGALGHLVFSLKYDVIGDQEHLRLMLRTKLKTYHDVIPISCLTEFPNVVQMAKLVCEDVNVDRFFPVLYPKASRLIVTFDEHVINNNFKFGVVYQKFGQTSEEELFGNSDESPAFVEFLAFLGEKIELHNFKGFRGGLDVTHGQTGAESVYCNYRNKEVMFHVSTKLPYTEGDTQQLQRKRHIGNDIVAIVFQEENTPFVPDMIASNFLHGYVVVQVVNPCSNNVLYKVSVTARDDVPFFGPALPNPAVFKKGPEFHEFLFTKLINAEYACYKAEKFAKLEERTRSALLETLYEELHVNSQAMMGLGGEDDKLENGSGGGGGFFESFKRVIRSRSHSMDAMGLTLKKPHTFSTSLSGSLTHNPAESPKFPGISLLVPGKSPSKYGRRGSAIGIGTVEESLIIPGKSPTRKKSGHFSSRRSSAIGIENIQEVQEKSRENSPNTQKTPDSGHVSQDPKSDNSSNQSSPEALTTAKNSSCLGGRAPSIPEGHDLSRSSSNASSFASVVEENDATEDYDTGLESVSSAGTPHKRDSFSYTNWLEDSMSSTSANSRASSPVLTCPPGPGKPDRGKGTDIRIKLERPHDHQSSSPSHKSQPLGEMRQVQAFAMSRDEKEEDEEEET; this is encoded by the exons GGCAACAGGATGGATGAGCAGAGATGCAGCTTCCCTCCCCCGCTCAAG ACTGAGGAGGACTACATTCCGTATCCAAGTGTCCATGAG GTGTTGGGCAGAAGAAGACCCTTTCCCCTCATCCTCCTGCCCCAGTTTGGGGGATTTTGGATCGAGGGGAACAACCATGAGCTGAGTGACCGCGTGGAACCGGCGCAGGCGCAGCCGCTGTCCCCGAACACCCGCACCAAGCTGGAGTGTAACACGAAGGCCATGCTCTTCCGGAAACACTTCCTGGGCAAG GAACACTTTGATTACTACTCAGTGGACGGTGCCCTCGGACATCTGGTGTTCTCCCTGAAGTACGATGTGATCGGTGACCAGGAACATCTCCGGCTCATGCTCAG gaccaaactgaaaacctACCACGATGTGATTCCCATTTCCTGTCTGACCGAGTTTCCCAACGTGGTCCAAATGGCCAAG CTCGTCTGTGAAGATGTCAACGTGGATCGCTTTTTTCCAGTCCTTTATCCAAAA GCTTCACGACTAATCGTCACCTTCGATGAACATGTGATAAACAACAATTTCAAATTTGGTGTCGTCTATCAGAAGTTCGGACAG ACTTCAGAGGAAGAGCTGTTTGGCAACAGTGACGAGAGTCCGGCCTTCGTCGAGTTCCTGGCGTTTTTAGGAGAAAAAATCGAGCTGCACAACTTCAAAGG CTTCCGTGGAGGGTTGGACGTGACTCATGGGCAGACTGGCGCAGAATCTGTCTACTGCAACTACCGCAACAAGGAGGTCATGTTCCACGTGTCCACAAAGCTGCCTTACACAGAGGGGGACACCCAGCAG TTACAGAGAAAGAGGCACATAGGGAACGACATCGTGGCCATCGTGTTCCAAGAGGAGAACACTCCGTTCGTACCAGACATGATCGCCTCCAACTTCCTCCATGGCTACGTCGTGGTCCAAGTGGTCAACCCGTGTTCTAACAATGTTCTCTACAAG GTGTCAGTGACAGCACGGGATGACGTACCTTTCTTTGGTCCGGCCCTCCCAAACCCTGCTGTCTTTAAAAAA GGCCCTGAATTCCATGAATTCCTTTTTACTAAGCTCATCAATGCAGAGTATGCCTGTTACAAAGCTGAGAAATTTGCCAAATTAGAG GAGCGGACGCGGTCGGCTTTGTTAGAGACGCTGTACGAGGAGCTTCATGTGAACAGCCAGGCCATGATGGGACTCGGAGGAGAGGACGACAAACTAGAAAACgggagtgggggaggagggggattCTTCGAGTCCTTCAAG CGGGTGATCCGCAGCAGGAGCCACTCTATGGACGCCATGGGTCTTACTCTCAAGAAGCCGCACACATTCTCCACTAGCCTGAGCGGCAGCTTAACCCACAACCCCGCAGAGAGCCCCAAATTCCCAGGGATA TCGTTGCTTGTCCCAGGCAAAAGTCCCAGTAAATATGGACGTCGAGGCAGTGCCATAGGGATAGGAACAGTAGAAGAG TCGTTGATAATCCCGGGGAAAAGCCCGACCAGGAAGAAATCAGGTCATTTTAGCTCCAGGAGAAGCAGCGCCATCGGTATTGAAAACATCCAAGAAGTCCaggagaagag TAGAGAAAACTCCCCAAATACCCAGAAGACCCCCGACAGTGGCCACGTCTCTCAAGACCCCAAATCGGACAATTCATCCAATCAGAGCTCCCCCGAAGCGCTCACGACCGCCAAGAACAG TTCTTGTCTCGGTGGCAGGGCCCCATCCATCCCTGAGGGTCACGACCTCTCCCGCTCCTCCTCCAACGCTAGTAGCTTTGCCAGTGTGGTAGAGGAGAACGACGCCACGGAGGACTACGACACAGGCCTG GAGAGTGTGTCGTCTGCGGGGACGCCGCACAAGCGAGACTCCTTCTCCTACACCAATTGGCTGGAGGACAGCATGAGCAGCACCAGCGCCAACAGTCGTGCGAGCTCCCCag TTTTGACTTGTCCTCCAGGGCCTGGTAAACCTGATCGAGGGAAGGGGACAGACATCCGAATCAAACTGGAGCGACCGCACGATCATCAGTCCTCATCG CCCTCCCATAAGTCACAGCCCCTCGGGGAGATGAGACAAGTGCAGGCGTTCGCCATGAGCAGagatgagaaggaggaagatgaggaagaggagacgtaG
- the LOC117765359 gene encoding rap1 GTPase-activating protein 1-like isoform X16, giving the protein MIEKMQGNRMDEQRCSFPPPLKTEEDYIPYPSVHEVLGRRRPFPLILLPQFGGFWIEGNNHELSDRVEPAQAQPLSPNTRTKLECNTKAMLFRKHFLGKEHFDYYSVDGALGHLVFSLKYDVIGDQEHLRLMLRTKLKTYHDVIPISCLTEFPNVVQMAKLVCEDVNVDRFFPVLYPKASRLIVTFDEHVINNNFKFGVVYQKFGQTSEEELFGNSDESPAFVEFLAFLGEKIELHNFKGFRGGLDVTHGQTGAESVYCNYRNKEVMFHVSTKLPYTEGDTQQLQRKRHIGNDIVAIVFQEENTPFVPDMIASNFLHGYVVVQVVNPCSNNVLYKVSVTARDDVPFFGPALPNPAVFKKGPEFHEFLFTKLINAEYACYKAEKFAKLEERTRSALLETLYEELHVNSQAMMGLGGEDDKLENGSGGGGGFFESFKSLIIPGKSPTRKKSGHFSSRRSSAIGIENIQEVQEKRENSPNTQKTPDSGHVSQDPKSDNSSNQSSPEALTTAKNSSCLGGRAPSIPEGHDLSRSSSNASSFASVVEENDATEDYDTGLESVSSAGTPHKRDSFSYTNWLEDSMSSTSANSRASSPVLTCPPGPGKPDRGKGTDIRIKLERPHDHQSSSPSHKSQPLGEMRQVQAFAMSRDEKEEDEEEET; this is encoded by the exons GGCAACAGGATGGATGAGCAGAGATGCAGCTTCCCTCCCCCGCTCAAG ACTGAGGAGGACTACATTCCGTATCCAAGTGTCCATGAG GTGTTGGGCAGAAGAAGACCCTTTCCCCTCATCCTCCTGCCCCAGTTTGGGGGATTTTGGATCGAGGGGAACAACCATGAGCTGAGTGACCGCGTGGAACCGGCGCAGGCGCAGCCGCTGTCCCCGAACACCCGCACCAAGCTGGAGTGTAACACGAAGGCCATGCTCTTCCGGAAACACTTCCTGGGCAAG GAACACTTTGATTACTACTCAGTGGACGGTGCCCTCGGACATCTGGTGTTCTCCCTGAAGTACGATGTGATCGGTGACCAGGAACATCTCCGGCTCATGCTCAG gaccaaactgaaaacctACCACGATGTGATTCCCATTTCCTGTCTGACCGAGTTTCCCAACGTGGTCCAAATGGCCAAG CTCGTCTGTGAAGATGTCAACGTGGATCGCTTTTTTCCAGTCCTTTATCCAAAA GCTTCACGACTAATCGTCACCTTCGATGAACATGTGATAAACAACAATTTCAAATTTGGTGTCGTCTATCAGAAGTTCGGACAG ACTTCAGAGGAAGAGCTGTTTGGCAACAGTGACGAGAGTCCGGCCTTCGTCGAGTTCCTGGCGTTTTTAGGAGAAAAAATCGAGCTGCACAACTTCAAAGG CTTCCGTGGAGGGTTGGACGTGACTCATGGGCAGACTGGCGCAGAATCTGTCTACTGCAACTACCGCAACAAGGAGGTCATGTTCCACGTGTCCACAAAGCTGCCTTACACAGAGGGGGACACCCAGCAG TTACAGAGAAAGAGGCACATAGGGAACGACATCGTGGCCATCGTGTTCCAAGAGGAGAACACTCCGTTCGTACCAGACATGATCGCCTCCAACTTCCTCCATGGCTACGTCGTGGTCCAAGTGGTCAACCCGTGTTCTAACAATGTTCTCTACAAG GTGTCAGTGACAGCACGGGATGACGTACCTTTCTTTGGTCCGGCCCTCCCAAACCCTGCTGTCTTTAAAAAA GGCCCTGAATTCCATGAATTCCTTTTTACTAAGCTCATCAATGCAGAGTATGCCTGTTACAAAGCTGAGAAATTTGCCAAATTAGAG GAGCGGACGCGGTCGGCTTTGTTAGAGACGCTGTACGAGGAGCTTCATGTGAACAGCCAGGCCATGATGGGACTCGGAGGAGAGGACGACAAACTAGAAAACgggagtgggggaggagggggattCTTCGAGTCCTTCAAG TCGTTGATAATCCCGGGGAAAAGCCCGACCAGGAAGAAATCAGGTCATTTTAGCTCCAGGAGAAGCAGCGCCATCGGTATTGAAAACATCCAAGAAGTCCaggagaagag AGAAAACTCCCCAAATACCCAGAAGACCCCCGACAGTGGCCACGTCTCTCAAGACCCCAAATCGGACAATTCATCCAATCAGAGCTCCCCCGAAGCGCTCACGACCGCCAAGAACAG TTCTTGTCTCGGTGGCAGGGCCCCATCCATCCCTGAGGGTCACGACCTCTCCCGCTCCTCCTCCAACGCTAGTAGCTTTGCCAGTGTGGTAGAGGAGAACGACGCCACGGAGGACTACGACACAGGCCTG GAGAGTGTGTCGTCTGCGGGGACGCCGCACAAGCGAGACTCCTTCTCCTACACCAATTGGCTGGAGGACAGCATGAGCAGCACCAGCGCCAACAGTCGTGCGAGCTCCCCag TTTTGACTTGTCCTCCAGGGCCTGGTAAACCTGATCGAGGGAAGGGGACAGACATCCGAATCAAACTGGAGCGACCGCACGATCATCAGTCCTCATCG CCCTCCCATAAGTCACAGCCCCTCGGGGAGATGAGACAAGTGCAGGCGTTCGCCATGAGCAGagatgagaaggaggaagatgaggaagaggagacgtaG
- the LOC117765359 gene encoding rap1 GTPase-activating protein 1-like isoform X6, whose amino-acid sequence MLSGRRISGREDAHSGCGHSKELRAGASRKQDGSDPRISATLEPQLFQPTLPYTTSPFPKGNRMDEQRCSFPPPLKTEEDYIPYPSVHEVLGRRRPFPLILLPQFGGFWIEGNNHELSDRVEPAQAQPLSPNTRTKLECNTKAMLFRKHFLGKEHFDYYSVDGALGHLVFSLKYDVIGDQEHLRLMLRTKLKTYHDVIPISCLTEFPNVVQMAKLVCEDVNVDRFFPVLYPKASRLIVTFDEHVINNNFKFGVVYQKFGQTSEEELFGNSDESPAFVEFLAFLGEKIELHNFKGFRGGLDVTHGQTGAESVYCNYRNKEVMFHVSTKLPYTEGDTQQLQRKRHIGNDIVAIVFQEENTPFVPDMIASNFLHGYVVVQVVNPCSNNVLYKVSVTARDDVPFFGPALPNPAVFKKGPEFHEFLFTKLINAEYACYKAEKFAKLEERTRSALLETLYEELHVNSQAMMGLGGEDDKLENGSGGGGGFFESFKRVIRSRSHSMDAMGLTLKKPHTFSTSLSGSLTHNPAESPKFPGISLLVPGKSPSKYGRRGSAIGIGTVEESLIIPGKSPTRKKSGHFSSRRSSAIGIENIQEVQEKSRENSPNTQKTPDSGHVSQDPKSDNSSNQSSPEALTTAKNSSCLGGRAPSIPEGHDLSRSSSNASSFASVVEENDATEDYDTGLESVSSAGTPHKRDSFSYTNWLEDSMSSTSANSRASSPVLTCPPGPGKPDRGKGTDIRIKLERPHDHQSSSPSHKSQPLGEMRQVQAFAMSRDEKEEDEEEET is encoded by the exons GGCAACAGGATGGATGAGCAGAGATGCAGCTTCCCTCCCCCGCTCAAG ACTGAGGAGGACTACATTCCGTATCCAAGTGTCCATGAG GTGTTGGGCAGAAGAAGACCCTTTCCCCTCATCCTCCTGCCCCAGTTTGGGGGATTTTGGATCGAGGGGAACAACCATGAGCTGAGTGACCGCGTGGAACCGGCGCAGGCGCAGCCGCTGTCCCCGAACACCCGCACCAAGCTGGAGTGTAACACGAAGGCCATGCTCTTCCGGAAACACTTCCTGGGCAAG GAACACTTTGATTACTACTCAGTGGACGGTGCCCTCGGACATCTGGTGTTCTCCCTGAAGTACGATGTGATCGGTGACCAGGAACATCTCCGGCTCATGCTCAG gaccaaactgaaaacctACCACGATGTGATTCCCATTTCCTGTCTGACCGAGTTTCCCAACGTGGTCCAAATGGCCAAG CTCGTCTGTGAAGATGTCAACGTGGATCGCTTTTTTCCAGTCCTTTATCCAAAA GCTTCACGACTAATCGTCACCTTCGATGAACATGTGATAAACAACAATTTCAAATTTGGTGTCGTCTATCAGAAGTTCGGACAG ACTTCAGAGGAAGAGCTGTTTGGCAACAGTGACGAGAGTCCGGCCTTCGTCGAGTTCCTGGCGTTTTTAGGAGAAAAAATCGAGCTGCACAACTTCAAAGG CTTCCGTGGAGGGTTGGACGTGACTCATGGGCAGACTGGCGCAGAATCTGTCTACTGCAACTACCGCAACAAGGAGGTCATGTTCCACGTGTCCACAAAGCTGCCTTACACAGAGGGGGACACCCAGCAG TTACAGAGAAAGAGGCACATAGGGAACGACATCGTGGCCATCGTGTTCCAAGAGGAGAACACTCCGTTCGTACCAGACATGATCGCCTCCAACTTCCTCCATGGCTACGTCGTGGTCCAAGTGGTCAACCCGTGTTCTAACAATGTTCTCTACAAG GTGTCAGTGACAGCACGGGATGACGTACCTTTCTTTGGTCCGGCCCTCCCAAACCCTGCTGTCTTTAAAAAA GGCCCTGAATTCCATGAATTCCTTTTTACTAAGCTCATCAATGCAGAGTATGCCTGTTACAAAGCTGAGAAATTTGCCAAATTAGAG GAGCGGACGCGGTCGGCTTTGTTAGAGACGCTGTACGAGGAGCTTCATGTGAACAGCCAGGCCATGATGGGACTCGGAGGAGAGGACGACAAACTAGAAAACgggagtgggggaggagggggattCTTCGAGTCCTTCAAG CGGGTGATCCGCAGCAGGAGCCACTCTATGGACGCCATGGGTCTTACTCTCAAGAAGCCGCACACATTCTCCACTAGCCTGAGCGGCAGCTTAACCCACAACCCCGCAGAGAGCCCCAAATTCCCAGGGATA TCGTTGCTTGTCCCAGGCAAAAGTCCCAGTAAATATGGACGTCGAGGCAGTGCCATAGGGATAGGAACAGTAGAAGAG TCGTTGATAATCCCGGGGAAAAGCCCGACCAGGAAGAAATCAGGTCATTTTAGCTCCAGGAGAAGCAGCGCCATCGGTATTGAAAACATCCAAGAAGTCCaggagaagag TAGAGAAAACTCCCCAAATACCCAGAAGACCCCCGACAGTGGCCACGTCTCTCAAGACCCCAAATCGGACAATTCATCCAATCAGAGCTCCCCCGAAGCGCTCACGACCGCCAAGAACAG TTCTTGTCTCGGTGGCAGGGCCCCATCCATCCCTGAGGGTCACGACCTCTCCCGCTCCTCCTCCAACGCTAGTAGCTTTGCCAGTGTGGTAGAGGAGAACGACGCCACGGAGGACTACGACACAGGCCTG GAGAGTGTGTCGTCTGCGGGGACGCCGCACAAGCGAGACTCCTTCTCCTACACCAATTGGCTGGAGGACAGCATGAGCAGCACCAGCGCCAACAGTCGTGCGAGCTCCCCag TTTTGACTTGTCCTCCAGGGCCTGGTAAACCTGATCGAGGGAAGGGGACAGACATCCGAATCAAACTGGAGCGACCGCACGATCATCAGTCCTCATCG CCCTCCCATAAGTCACAGCCCCTCGGGGAGATGAGACAAGTGCAGGCGTTCGCCATGAGCAGagatgagaaggaggaagatgaggaagaggagacgtaG
- the LOC117765359 gene encoding rap1 GTPase-activating protein 1-like isoform X12, which produces MIEKMQGNRMDEQRCSFPPPLKTEEDYIPYPSVHEVLGRRRPFPLILLPQFGGFWIEGNNHELSDRVEPAQAQPLSPNTRTKLECNTKAMLFRKHFLGKEHFDYYSVDGALGHLVFSLKYDVIGDQEHLRLMLRTKLKTYHDVIPISCLTEFPNVVQMAKLVCEDVNVDRFFPVLYPKASRLIVTFDEHVINNNFKFGVVYQKFGQTSEEELFGNSDESPAFVEFLAFLGEKIELHNFKGFRGGLDVTHGQTGAESVYCNYRNKEVMFHVSTKLPYTEGDTQQLQRKRHIGNDIVAIVFQEENTPFVPDMIASNFLHGYVVVQVVNPCSNNVLYKVSVTARDDVPFFGPALPNPAVFKKGPEFHEFLFTKLINAEYACYKAEKFAKLEERTRSALLETLYEELHVNSQAMMGLGGEDDKLENGSGGGGGFFESFKSLLVPGKSPSKYGRRGSAIGIGTVEESLIIPGKSPTRKKSGHFSSRRSSAIGIENIQEVQEKSRENSPNTQKTPDSGHVSQDPKSDNSSNQSSPEALTTAKNSSCLGGRAPSIPEGHDLSRSSSNASSFASVVEENDATEDYDTGLESVSSAGTPHKRDSFSYTNWLEDSMSSTSANSRASSPVLTCPPGPGKPDRGKGTDIRIKLERPHDHQSSSPSHKSQPLGEMRQVQAFAMSRDEKEEDEEEET; this is translated from the exons GGCAACAGGATGGATGAGCAGAGATGCAGCTTCCCTCCCCCGCTCAAG ACTGAGGAGGACTACATTCCGTATCCAAGTGTCCATGAG GTGTTGGGCAGAAGAAGACCCTTTCCCCTCATCCTCCTGCCCCAGTTTGGGGGATTTTGGATCGAGGGGAACAACCATGAGCTGAGTGACCGCGTGGAACCGGCGCAGGCGCAGCCGCTGTCCCCGAACACCCGCACCAAGCTGGAGTGTAACACGAAGGCCATGCTCTTCCGGAAACACTTCCTGGGCAAG GAACACTTTGATTACTACTCAGTGGACGGTGCCCTCGGACATCTGGTGTTCTCCCTGAAGTACGATGTGATCGGTGACCAGGAACATCTCCGGCTCATGCTCAG gaccaaactgaaaacctACCACGATGTGATTCCCATTTCCTGTCTGACCGAGTTTCCCAACGTGGTCCAAATGGCCAAG CTCGTCTGTGAAGATGTCAACGTGGATCGCTTTTTTCCAGTCCTTTATCCAAAA GCTTCACGACTAATCGTCACCTTCGATGAACATGTGATAAACAACAATTTCAAATTTGGTGTCGTCTATCAGAAGTTCGGACAG ACTTCAGAGGAAGAGCTGTTTGGCAACAGTGACGAGAGTCCGGCCTTCGTCGAGTTCCTGGCGTTTTTAGGAGAAAAAATCGAGCTGCACAACTTCAAAGG CTTCCGTGGAGGGTTGGACGTGACTCATGGGCAGACTGGCGCAGAATCTGTCTACTGCAACTACCGCAACAAGGAGGTCATGTTCCACGTGTCCACAAAGCTGCCTTACACAGAGGGGGACACCCAGCAG TTACAGAGAAAGAGGCACATAGGGAACGACATCGTGGCCATCGTGTTCCAAGAGGAGAACACTCCGTTCGTACCAGACATGATCGCCTCCAACTTCCTCCATGGCTACGTCGTGGTCCAAGTGGTCAACCCGTGTTCTAACAATGTTCTCTACAAG GTGTCAGTGACAGCACGGGATGACGTACCTTTCTTTGGTCCGGCCCTCCCAAACCCTGCTGTCTTTAAAAAA GGCCCTGAATTCCATGAATTCCTTTTTACTAAGCTCATCAATGCAGAGTATGCCTGTTACAAAGCTGAGAAATTTGCCAAATTAGAG GAGCGGACGCGGTCGGCTTTGTTAGAGACGCTGTACGAGGAGCTTCATGTGAACAGCCAGGCCATGATGGGACTCGGAGGAGAGGACGACAAACTAGAAAACgggagtgggggaggagggggattCTTCGAGTCCTTCAAG TCGTTGCTTGTCCCAGGCAAAAGTCCCAGTAAATATGGACGTCGAGGCAGTGCCATAGGGATAGGAACAGTAGAAGAG TCGTTGATAATCCCGGGGAAAAGCCCGACCAGGAAGAAATCAGGTCATTTTAGCTCCAGGAGAAGCAGCGCCATCGGTATTGAAAACATCCAAGAAGTCCaggagaagag TAGAGAAAACTCCCCAAATACCCAGAAGACCCCCGACAGTGGCCACGTCTCTCAAGACCCCAAATCGGACAATTCATCCAATCAGAGCTCCCCCGAAGCGCTCACGACCGCCAAGAACAG TTCTTGTCTCGGTGGCAGGGCCCCATCCATCCCTGAGGGTCACGACCTCTCCCGCTCCTCCTCCAACGCTAGTAGCTTTGCCAGTGTGGTAGAGGAGAACGACGCCACGGAGGACTACGACACAGGCCTG GAGAGTGTGTCGTCTGCGGGGACGCCGCACAAGCGAGACTCCTTCTCCTACACCAATTGGCTGGAGGACAGCATGAGCAGCACCAGCGCCAACAGTCGTGCGAGCTCCCCag TTTTGACTTGTCCTCCAGGGCCTGGTAAACCTGATCGAGGGAAGGGGACAGACATCCGAATCAAACTGGAGCGACCGCACGATCATCAGTCCTCATCG CCCTCCCATAAGTCACAGCCCCTCGGGGAGATGAGACAAGTGCAGGCGTTCGCCATGAGCAGagatgagaaggaggaagatgaggaagaggagacgtaG
- the LOC117765359 gene encoding rap1 GTPase-activating protein 1-like isoform X3, with translation MIEKMQGNRMDEQRCSFPPPLKTEEDYIPYPSVHEVLGRRRPFPLILLPQFGGFWIEGNNHELSDRVEPAQAQPLSPNTRTKLECNTKAMLFRKHFLGKEHFDYYSVDGALGHLVFSLKYDVIGDQEHLRLMLRTKLKTYHDVIPISCLTEFPNVVQMAKLVCEDVNVDRFFPVLYPKASRLIVTFDEHVINNNFKFGVVYQKFGQTSEEELFGNSDESPAFVEFLAFLGEKIELHNFKGFRGGLDVTHGQTGAESVYCNYRNKEVMFHVSTKLPYTEGDTQQLQRKRHIGNDIVAIVFQEENTPFVPDMIASNFLHGYVVVQVVNPCSNNVLYKVSVTARDDVPFFGPALPNPAVFKKGPEFHEFLFTKLINAEYACYKAEKFAKLEERTRSALLETLYEELHVNSQAMMGLGGEDDKLENGSGGGGGFFESFKRVIRSRSHSMDAMGLTLKKPHTFSTSLSGSLTHNPAESPKFPGISLLVPGKSPSKYGRRGSAIGIGTVEESLIIPGKSPTRKKSGHFSSRRSSAIGIENIQEVQEKSRENSPNTQKTPDSGHVSQDPKSDNSSNQSSPEALTTAKNSSCLGGRAPSIPEGHDLSRSSSNASSFASVVEENDATEDYDTGLESVSSAGTPHKRDSFSYTNWLEDSMSSTSANSRASSPGPGKPDRGKGTDIRIKLERPHDHQSSSPSHKSQPLGEMRQVQAFAMSRDEKEEDEEEET, from the exons GGCAACAGGATGGATGAGCAGAGATGCAGCTTCCCTCCCCCGCTCAAG ACTGAGGAGGACTACATTCCGTATCCAAGTGTCCATGAG GTGTTGGGCAGAAGAAGACCCTTTCCCCTCATCCTCCTGCCCCAGTTTGGGGGATTTTGGATCGAGGGGAACAACCATGAGCTGAGTGACCGCGTGGAACCGGCGCAGGCGCAGCCGCTGTCCCCGAACACCCGCACCAAGCTGGAGTGTAACACGAAGGCCATGCTCTTCCGGAAACACTTCCTGGGCAAG GAACACTTTGATTACTACTCAGTGGACGGTGCCCTCGGACATCTGGTGTTCTCCCTGAAGTACGATGTGATCGGTGACCAGGAACATCTCCGGCTCATGCTCAG gaccaaactgaaaacctACCACGATGTGATTCCCATTTCCTGTCTGACCGAGTTTCCCAACGTGGTCCAAATGGCCAAG CTCGTCTGTGAAGATGTCAACGTGGATCGCTTTTTTCCAGTCCTTTATCCAAAA GCTTCACGACTAATCGTCACCTTCGATGAACATGTGATAAACAACAATTTCAAATTTGGTGTCGTCTATCAGAAGTTCGGACAG ACTTCAGAGGAAGAGCTGTTTGGCAACAGTGACGAGAGTCCGGCCTTCGTCGAGTTCCTGGCGTTTTTAGGAGAAAAAATCGAGCTGCACAACTTCAAAGG CTTCCGTGGAGGGTTGGACGTGACTCATGGGCAGACTGGCGCAGAATCTGTCTACTGCAACTACCGCAACAAGGAGGTCATGTTCCACGTGTCCACAAAGCTGCCTTACACAGAGGGGGACACCCAGCAG TTACAGAGAAAGAGGCACATAGGGAACGACATCGTGGCCATCGTGTTCCAAGAGGAGAACACTCCGTTCGTACCAGACATGATCGCCTCCAACTTCCTCCATGGCTACGTCGTGGTCCAAGTGGTCAACCCGTGTTCTAACAATGTTCTCTACAAG GTGTCAGTGACAGCACGGGATGACGTACCTTTCTTTGGTCCGGCCCTCCCAAACCCTGCTGTCTTTAAAAAA GGCCCTGAATTCCATGAATTCCTTTTTACTAAGCTCATCAATGCAGAGTATGCCTGTTACAAAGCTGAGAAATTTGCCAAATTAGAG GAGCGGACGCGGTCGGCTTTGTTAGAGACGCTGTACGAGGAGCTTCATGTGAACAGCCAGGCCATGATGGGACTCGGAGGAGAGGACGACAAACTAGAAAACgggagtgggggaggagggggattCTTCGAGTCCTTCAAG CGGGTGATCCGCAGCAGGAGCCACTCTATGGACGCCATGGGTCTTACTCTCAAGAAGCCGCACACATTCTCCACTAGCCTGAGCGGCAGCTTAACCCACAACCCCGCAGAGAGCCCCAAATTCCCAGGGATA TCGTTGCTTGTCCCAGGCAAAAGTCCCAGTAAATATGGACGTCGAGGCAGTGCCATAGGGATAGGAACAGTAGAAGAG TCGTTGATAATCCCGGGGAAAAGCCCGACCAGGAAGAAATCAGGTCATTTTAGCTCCAGGAGAAGCAGCGCCATCGGTATTGAAAACATCCAAGAAGTCCaggagaagag TAGAGAAAACTCCCCAAATACCCAGAAGACCCCCGACAGTGGCCACGTCTCTCAAGACCCCAAATCGGACAATTCATCCAATCAGAGCTCCCCCGAAGCGCTCACGACCGCCAAGAACAG TTCTTGTCTCGGTGGCAGGGCCCCATCCATCCCTGAGGGTCACGACCTCTCCCGCTCCTCCTCCAACGCTAGTAGCTTTGCCAGTGTGGTAGAGGAGAACGACGCCACGGAGGACTACGACACAGGCCTG GAGAGTGTGTCGTCTGCGGGGACGCCGCACAAGCGAGACTCCTTCTCCTACACCAATTGGCTGGAGGACAGCATGAGCAGCACCAGCGCCAACAGTCGTGCGAGCTCCCCag GGCCTGGTAAACCTGATCGAGGGAAGGGGACAGACATCCGAATCAAACTGGAGCGACCGCACGATCATCAGTCCTCATCG CCCTCCCATAAGTCACAGCCCCTCGGGGAGATGAGACAAGTGCAGGCGTTCGCCATGAGCAGagatgagaaggaggaagatgaggaagaggagacgtaG